GCCACCGGCGAGCCGCGGCGGGTGCGCACCGAGTCGGTCGGCGGTGCCAGCCACGACTTCAAGATGACCACGCTGGACGACGGCATCGCGGTCCTCGACCGCACCACCAACGAGCTGTCCCGGGTCACCGACGCGCCCACCACGCGCACCACCCTGCCACTGACCGGGCCGGGCACGCTGCCGGCGCACACCGACGGCACCACCGTCACGGTCACCGTGCCGGACTCGCGCCAGGTCCTCGGTGTGGACCCGCAGGGCGCGCTGAAGGCGACCTTCACCGTGCCCGCCGGCCCGACCCGGTCCGACCTGCAGCCCGCGGTCTCCTGGGAGGGCTTCTACTACGTCGCCGACAACGACGGCGGCACGGTGCACGTCTTCGACCAGGCCGGTCAGGAGCAGAAACCGATCACCTTCGACCACCCGGGCGGCTCGCTGGAGCTCGAGGTCCGGGAGAACTATCTGTTCATCAACGCGCCCGGCTCGCCGGTCGCCCAGGTGGTGGACAACCAGCACGGCGTCCGGCCGGTCGACAAGTATGCCGACGACGTGCTGGGCGGTGACCCGCCGCCGGTCAAGACGCCGCCGGCCAAGACCGAGCCCAAGCACAAGCGAAAGCCGCAGAAACCGCAGGTCAGCAGGCCCGGCCCGCCGCGCAACGTGAAGGCCGCGGCCGGCAACGCCGAGGCCCGGGTGACCTGGCAGGCGGCCGCCGACAACGGCGCGCCGATCACGAAGTACGTGGTGGCCGGCGCCGGCAAGACGTTCCAGGTCGGCGCGGACCAGCGGTCGCTGGTGGTGACCGGGCTGACCAACGGCGAGACGTACCAGTTCGAGGTGCACGCGGTGAACGCCAAGGGCGACGGGCCGACCCGGTCCAGCAACCCGGTCAAACCGACGGCCGAGGTGCCGGATCCGCCGGGCACCCCGGTCGCCGAGGCCAAGCCGGACGGCTCGGTGACGGTGACCTGGCCGGCGGCGAACGGGCAGGGCCTGGCGATCGAGCGCTACACGGTGACAGCGGTCACCGAGGGCGGCACCGCGCCGATCGGCGACACGAAGGAGCCGTCGCTGACGATCCCGGCCGGCCAGCTGGAGTACGGCAAGCAGTACGCGTTCACCGTCGTCGCCGTCAACGAGCGTGGCGCCGGGTCGAAGGCGTCGGCGGTGAGCAACAGCGTCGTGCCGTTCACCAAGCCCGGCAAGCCGGAGAACGTCGAGGCGGCCACGGTCAGCGACAAGGCCGGCACCATCAAGGTCACCTGGGCGGCACCGGCCGACAACGGCCGCGCGATCAGCAAGTACGTGGTGAAGGCCGGTGACAAGAGCACCGACGTCACCGACGGGACCGCGGTGACCCTGGACGGCTTCGGGGCGGGCGAGAGCGTGACAGTCGACGTGGTCGCGGTGAACGAGGGTGGTGAGAGCGAGGCGGGGTCGGCGACGGCCAGCACGGTGGCCAAGCCGACGATCACCGTCACCGGGGTGGACACCACGTTCAACACGGCGACCGTCGGGCTC
This window of the Actinoplanes oblitus genome carries:
- a CDS encoding fibronectin type III domain-containing protein translates to MACVLDAEASPNGGTTSVSSADAAPIEARKRRLPSRGYLVTIGTVLALTAGLGLTVLGLGAADEAVASFDAASWVWSRGKGEVSRVNGVTAKIDTRVDIGQARGHSLEVSQSDRFVILRDVNTGAVASMDLTQLQAFWNQQTAPGVGVSVALHDDSAFVVDSVQGKVQQVDPASLQAIGQPISFPPGITGGAFDGKGRLWIVVPSEGTATAITPAPKPSEGNGGQGGSATGEPRRVRTESVGGASHDFKMTTLDDGIAVLDRTTNELSRVTDAPTTRTTLPLTGPGTLPAHTDGTTVTVTVPDSRQVLGVDPQGALKATFTVPAGPTRSDLQPAVSWEGFYYVADNDGGTVHVFDQAGQEQKPITFDHPGGSLELEVRENYLFINAPGSPVAQVVDNQHGVRPVDKYADDVLGGDPPPVKTPPAKTEPKHKRKPQKPQVSRPGPPRNVKAAAGNAEARVTWQAAADNGAPITKYVVAGAGKTFQVGADQRSLVVTGLTNGETYQFEVHAVNAKGDGPTRSSNPVKPTAEVPDPPGTPVAEAKPDGSVTVTWPAANGQGLAIERYTVTAVTEGGTAPIGDTKEPSLTIPAGQLEYGKQYAFTVVAVNERGAGSKASAVSNSVVPFTKPGKPENVEAATVSDKAGTIKVTWAAPADNGRAISKYVVKAGDKSTDVTDGTAVTLDGFGAGESVTVDVVAVNEGGESEAGSATASTVAKPTITVTGVDTTFNTATVGLAVDAGGGQVTCALTVSGGTGSDGSCNSLKATGLAPSTKYTFTVKASNAAGEVSKAATGTTADLYGTATCINGSTGDQRTYCDKDVDGRNGNEIFEITQQKNARQAGWVENGTRLLAYCKAKGDDVDSYVYNNHKQSTWWVQVAYKGKNYIPWAWLNLDGGDDINVLPTC